From a single Candoia aspera isolate rCanAsp1 chromosome 2, rCanAsp1.hap2, whole genome shotgun sequence genomic region:
- the SGSH gene encoding N-sulphoglucosamine sulphohydrolase isoform X1, whose protein sequence is MQSPVQRCVVALLLLGLRLCNARNGDPSRSRNVLLIVADDGGFESGVYNNTVIKTPNLDALAQRSLIFRNAFTSVSSCSPSRASLLTGLPQHQNGMYGLHQDVHHFNSFDRVRSLPLLLNQAGIRTGIIGKKHVGPEAVYPFDFAYTEENSSVLQVGRNITRIKLLVRKFLQSVDEKPFFLYVAFHDPHRCGHSQPQYGVFCEKFGSGEPGMGWIPDWKPELYHPDQVQVPYFVQDTPAAREDLAAQYTTVGRMDQGLGLVLEELCHAGFLNSTLVIYTSDNGIPFPSGRTNLYWSGTAEPLLVSSPEHPSRWGQVSSAYVSLLDITPTILDWFSMPYPSYSLFGKQIVQLTGKSLLPALSLEPKWTTVFASQSLHEVTMHYPMRAVQHGSLHFIHNLQNRTPFPIDQDFYVSPTFQDLLNRTQAGQPTHWNKTLHNYYYRNRWELYDHSIDPTESHNVASDPRYAQALEELQGLLLKWQWETGDPWICVPDGVLEDKPVPQCRPLHNEL, encoded by the exons ATGCAGTCTCCCGTGCAGAGGTGTGTGGTGGCGCTCCTCCTTCTGGGGCTGAGGCTCTGTAACGCTAGGAACGGGGATCCCAGCAGGTCGCGCAACGTGCTACTGATTGTAG CGGATGATGGCGGTTTTGAGAGTGGTGTGTATAACAACACAGTCATAAAGACCCCAAACTTGGACGCTTTGGCCCAGCGGAGCTTGATCTTCCGAAATGCCTTCACTTCTGTCAGCAGCTGTTCCCCCAGCCGGGCCAGCCTCTTGACGGGCCTGCCTCAG CACCAAAATGGGATGTACGGATTGCATCAAGATGTGCATCACTTCAACTCCTTTGATAGGGTCCGGAGCCTCCCCTTGTTGCTTAACCAGGCTGGGATACGAACAG GGATCATTGGCAAGAAGCACGTTGGGCCAGAGGCTGTGTATCCATTTGACTTTGCTTACACTGAAGAAAACAGCTCTGTCCTGCAAGTGGGGAGGAACATCACCCGAATCAAGCTGCTTGTTCGGAAATTTCTCCAGAGTGTGGATGAGAA gcctttttttctttatgttgctTTCCATGATCCCCATCGCTGTGGTCATTCCCAGCCACAGTATGGAGTCTTCTGTGAGAAATTTGGCAGTGGGGAGCCTGGAATGGGCTGGATCCCAGACTGGAAACCTGAGCTCTACCATCCAGATCAAGTGCAG GTCCCTTATTTTGTACAAGACACACCAGCTGCTCGTGAAGATTTGGCAGCTCAATACACCACTGTTGGGCGCATGGATCAAG GCCTTGGCCTTGTCCTAGAAGAACTCTGCCATGCAGGCTTCCTCAACAGCACTCTTGTGATCTATACTTCGGACAATGGCATCCCCTTTCCCAGTGGCAGAACCAACCTGTACTGGTCAGGCACAGCTGAGCCCCTCCTGGTCTCATCTCCTGAGCATCCTTCGCGTTGGGGCCAGGTCAGCAGTGCCTACGTCAGCCTCCTGG ATATCACTCCCACCATTCTGGACTGGTTTTCTATGCCATATCCCAGTTACAGTCTGTTTGGGAAGCAGATAGTGCAACTCACTGGGAAGTCTCTGCTGCCGGCATTATCACTGGAGCCGAAATGGACAACTGTGTTTGCAAGCCAAAGCCTGCATGAGGTGACCATGCACTATCCCATGCGAGCTGTGCAGCATGGCTCCCTGCACTTCATTCACAATTTACAGAACCGAACCCCCTTCCCCATTGACCAAGATTTCTATGTTTCACCTACATTCCAGGACCTGTTGAACAGAACTCAGGCAGGGCAACCTACTCATTGGAATAAAACTTTGCATAACTACTATTATCGGAATCGCTGGGAACTGTATGATCACAGCATCGATCCTACAGAAAGCCACAATGTGGCTTCTGATCCCCGCTATGCACAGGCTCTTGAAGAGCTGCAGGGGCTGTTGTTGAAATGGCAGTGGGAGACCGGTGATCCCTGGATATGTGTACCTGACGGTGTCCTGGAGGATAAGCCTGTCCCCCAGTGTCGGCCACTCCACAATGAGCTGTga
- the SGSH gene encoding N-sulphoglucosamine sulphohydrolase isoform X2 has translation MYGLHQDVHHFNSFDRVRSLPLLLNQAGIRTGIIGKKHVGPEAVYPFDFAYTEENSSVLQVGRNITRIKLLVRKFLQSVDEKPFFLYVAFHDPHRCGHSQPQYGVFCEKFGSGEPGMGWIPDWKPELYHPDQVQVPYFVQDTPAAREDLAAQYTTVGRMDQGLGLVLEELCHAGFLNSTLVIYTSDNGIPFPSGRTNLYWSGTAEPLLVSSPEHPSRWGQVSSAYVSLLDITPTILDWFSMPYPSYSLFGKQIVQLTGKSLLPALSLEPKWTTVFASQSLHEVTMHYPMRAVQHGSLHFIHNLQNRTPFPIDQDFYVSPTFQDLLNRTQAGQPTHWNKTLHNYYYRNRWELYDHSIDPTESHNVASDPRYAQALEELQGLLLKWQWETGDPWICVPDGVLEDKPVPQCRPLHNEL, from the exons ATGTACGGATTGCATCAAGATGTGCATCACTTCAACTCCTTTGATAGGGTCCGGAGCCTCCCCTTGTTGCTTAACCAGGCTGGGATACGAACAG GGATCATTGGCAAGAAGCACGTTGGGCCAGAGGCTGTGTATCCATTTGACTTTGCTTACACTGAAGAAAACAGCTCTGTCCTGCAAGTGGGGAGGAACATCACCCGAATCAAGCTGCTTGTTCGGAAATTTCTCCAGAGTGTGGATGAGAA gcctttttttctttatgttgctTTCCATGATCCCCATCGCTGTGGTCATTCCCAGCCACAGTATGGAGTCTTCTGTGAGAAATTTGGCAGTGGGGAGCCTGGAATGGGCTGGATCCCAGACTGGAAACCTGAGCTCTACCATCCAGATCAAGTGCAG GTCCCTTATTTTGTACAAGACACACCAGCTGCTCGTGAAGATTTGGCAGCTCAATACACCACTGTTGGGCGCATGGATCAAG GCCTTGGCCTTGTCCTAGAAGAACTCTGCCATGCAGGCTTCCTCAACAGCACTCTTGTGATCTATACTTCGGACAATGGCATCCCCTTTCCCAGTGGCAGAACCAACCTGTACTGGTCAGGCACAGCTGAGCCCCTCCTGGTCTCATCTCCTGAGCATCCTTCGCGTTGGGGCCAGGTCAGCAGTGCCTACGTCAGCCTCCTGG ATATCACTCCCACCATTCTGGACTGGTTTTCTATGCCATATCCCAGTTACAGTCTGTTTGGGAAGCAGATAGTGCAACTCACTGGGAAGTCTCTGCTGCCGGCATTATCACTGGAGCCGAAATGGACAACTGTGTTTGCAAGCCAAAGCCTGCATGAGGTGACCATGCACTATCCCATGCGAGCTGTGCAGCATGGCTCCCTGCACTTCATTCACAATTTACAGAACCGAACCCCCTTCCCCATTGACCAAGATTTCTATGTTTCACCTACATTCCAGGACCTGTTGAACAGAACTCAGGCAGGGCAACCTACTCATTGGAATAAAACTTTGCATAACTACTATTATCGGAATCGCTGGGAACTGTATGATCACAGCATCGATCCTACAGAAAGCCACAATGTGGCTTCTGATCCCCGCTATGCACAGGCTCTTGAAGAGCTGCAGGGGCTGTTGTTGAAATGGCAGTGGGAGACCGGTGATCCCTGGATATGTGTACCTGACGGTGTCCTGGAGGATAAGCCTGTCCCCCAGTGTCGGCCACTCCACAATGAGCTGTga